In Acidimicrobiales bacterium, the DNA window TGATGTCGGTCACCACCACGACCCCGCGGAGGGCGTCGCCGTCGGGGCGGGCGAGCTCGGCGGCCGTGCCCGACGGCAGGGTGATCCGCACGCTCAGCGCGACCGCAGCGCGAGCTGCTGGCGGTTGGTGATGCGGTAGCGGCGGTCGGACTGGGTGATCCAGCCGAGGCGCACGAACGAGGCGATCGCCTTGTTCACCCGCTCCCGGGAGGCGCCCACCATGCCGGCCAGCTCCTCCTGGGTGATCGGCAGGGTGAACTCGTCGGCGTCGCCGGCGAGCTCCAGCAGACGCTTGGCCGTGCGCCCGGTGACGTCGAGGAACACCGAGTCGGCGAGGGTGGCGTCCATCGTCCGCACCCGCCCGGCGAGCAGGTTGACCACGCTCCACAGCAGGGCCGGCCGCTCCTCGTAGAGCTTGCGGACGGGCTCGTAGGGGAGGGCCAGCACCTCCGACGGCTCCAGCGCCCGGGCCTCGGCCGAGCGGGTGCGCTGGTCGAACAGCGGCATCTCGCCGAACAGGTCGCCCCGCTCCATCAGCGCCACCATCGACTCCCGGCCGTCGATCGACTTGTTCGAGATGGCGATGCGCCCGTCCACGACGACGAACAGGTCGTGGGCGGCGTCGCCCTCGCGGAACAGCACGTCGCCGCGGCGGAGGCGGCGGGGCTCGGCGGCCTGCTCGATGCGCCGGAGCTCGTCGCCGTCGAGGTCCCGGAACATCTCGACCTCGGCGAGCAGGTCGGTGGCGGCCATGTGACGATCGTAACGGCGGCGACCACCGGCGGTGGTACGCGAGTTGGCGCTCGGCCCCCTCGGTCCCTACCCTTGTATGGCTTGGTTCCGGGCGGTCAGCAGGGAGAACACTTGAGCTTCGACGTCGGTGACAAGGTCGTCTACCCCCATCACGGCGCGGCCGTGATCGAGCGCCGTGAGAAGAAGGTGGCGTTCGGCGAGGAGCGCGAGTACCTCGTGCTCCGGCTCGCCTACGGCGACCTCACCCTGATGGTCCCGTGCGACAACACCGACGAGGTCGGATTGCG includes these proteins:
- a CDS encoding Crp/Fnr family transcriptional regulator — translated: MAATDLLAEVEMFRDLDGDELRRIEQAAEPRRLRRGDVLFREGDAAHDLFVVVDGRIAISNKSIDGRESMVALMERGDLFGEMPLFDQRTRSAEARALEPSEVLALPYEPVRKLYEERPALLWSVVNLLAGRVRTMDATLADSVFLDVTGRTAKRLLELAGDADEFTLPITQEELAGMVGASRERVNKAIASFVRLGWITQSDRRYRITNRQQLALRSR